The Bombus vancouverensis nearcticus chromosome 11, iyBomVanc1_principal, whole genome shotgun sequence DNA window tcgaaattttcgaaTTCTGTATGGGTATATATATAGATTCGTTTgatgataaatttaaatatagaaaGACCACTTCATAATAATTAATGAGACAAAATAAGAAatactaaaaatttaatttaaattcatttaaatttgAACCAATGGAATATTCTTGTTCgtttataataaaatgtaacaaattaaaaattacgtaatatctaaattatattattcatttttatacacgtcttaataaattttaagattATCTTCTTTTCATGATTTTATTATCTCTTTACATCTGAAGTAATCGTCTcccctctctcactctcttaatacatatataagtatgtacatatatatgtatggatGAGTGTTATTATCGATAGTCGACATTCAAAAATTTTTTGAATGTGCaatttaaacaataaaattttataaaattaaactatcattaataaactaataattaacaatttttacGTAAAATAATTCTGCATTATCGGTATTATTTTATCATCATCGTTATCACAGTCGTTATTATCGCTCTAATTCAGTGATAGTTGAGTTTATCAAAATTCTTTATCAAGTGTGGTACATATCACAAGTAACTTTGTGCTACGAGATGTCGCTAAAATGCAAAAATTTGATAACTCAGTATGAGTTGGTATGGGAAAGGGTAAGCGAAGGATGGAATTTCTGGGATATTTGATAATCTTCCATTTAGATCATTTAAGTGCTCACACAAGTCTATATTGAGCTGGTGCTTATTTTTCTGcttttaaaattttgtaaatatcacGTTTGCGTCTACAACATTTTAGGCAACatctaatttaaaaattaccTTTTAATTGTCAATATAAGTGTCATACAATATTGTTAAAATGAGTAATCAAAAGACAGTGCCAACTTCAATAAACTTCCTTTTTGGGGGAACAGCAGGGTTTGTTATTTTTATCATCTTAATTCATTCATTTGATTAAGAACACAATATACATTGTACATAGACATTCTAGGAAATTCAAGCAAAAGACAATTGTCTGAACACTTGCTTTAATTCAAGTATTAATTTTAGCTATCAAAAAGAAATTTaacatatttgtatatattttcacGAAATATTCGTATCTGATGATATTTTAAAATAGATATTACAACTTACATAAGAGTCTGTATTAGCTTTCATATCTTCCTATATAAGAATAGATTCATGGCCATTTTACTATCAATGATTAGAAAGCTAAATTTAATTGATTACTTTATTTTAGAATGGCTGCAACATGTGTTGTTCAACCAttagatttaataaaaaatcgAATGCAACTAAGTGGTACTAAGACGTCAACGATAAATGTAATATCTTCTATCTTAAAAAATGAGGGTGCTTTAGCTTTATATGCAGGCTTATCTGCTGGTTTATTGCGTCAAGCTTCATATACAACTACAAGACTTGGTACATATGAATGGCTGTCACAATTAATTTCGTGAGTACATGTATATTGAGAACATAGCCAATGTAAAAAAAGGTATCATGTACCAAATACAGTCATTTAATATTTCTTGTGATATTTGTTTAGAAAAGACAGCCAACCAAATTTTATAATGAAAGTATTGATAGGTTGTACTGCTGGTTGTGTAGGAGCATTTGTCGGTACTCCAGCTGAAGTTGCCTTAATTAGAATGACTGCCGATGGTAGACTACCTATTGGTACGCTCATTGTTAGTTGAATATTGAACAGAGGTTTTCCAATTCTTAGCAATGATGTATTTTTAGCTGAGAGACGCAATTATAAAAATGCATTTAATGCATTAGTTCGAATAGTCAAAGAGGAGGGCTTTTTAGCATTGTGGAGAGGTACTATTCCAACAATGGGAAGGGCTATGGTTGTAAATGCAGCTCAATTGGCATCATATTCTCAATCTAAAGAAATGTTACTTAACACTGGTTTGTAAACATGTAAATAAGTAAGAATCAAATGATTAACACTGGGATaatgtttttttatatatttggaTAGGATATTTTGGAAACaatattacattacattttgTAAGTTCTATGATATCAGGTTTAGTAACTACCGCTGCCTCTATGCCAGTTGATATTGCTAAAACAAGGTAAAGTttcaaaaaatgtaaattaGTGAAACAGTTAATGAAAACGCCTTCACACTTTGCATTATTAATGACTTGCAGGAttcaaaatatgaaaattgtgGATGGTAGACCAGAATTTAAAGGTGCAGTAGATGTTATAATTCAGGTGTGCCGAAATGAAGGAATATTTTCATTGTGGAAAGGTTTCTTTCCTTATTACGCCCGTCTAGGTCCACATACTGTCTTGACATTTGTTTTTGTAGAACAAATGCGTGATTTTTACAGAACATCTGACACACTTTAATACACAAGCATGCAGTGAATTTTCAAAATGTCTAAGCAGCATTTTTGCCTATGTTTCGTTTTATATCTAACCTTTTCCAAGTTATATGCTTAGACTGAATGTTCACTCTTTCAATATAGCTTTTGTTTGTGTATTAATATTTGATAGACATTATACATGTATCTCGTACGTAATGCACGcacaataattattaattttatattttaaatgttggATACCTTCATAACTTATGCGAACCTCACCTTATAGTTCGTCAAAGATTAGGTTATAGTACATACATACGTAACAAATCATACACGTGTTTACATCGATAAACAAATCTTATTACTTTATGAAAACAATACATTCTACTAACATTCTTCGCATATAAAGTAtcgttttatatcatttttatttttttatttgtttttattaaaaaactgTATATTTTATGACTATATATTTACACATATGTATAAAAACTTAATATTACGaaattataaattgtttataataaatataacaatttcataaaatttgaaactatGAATGAGACATTGGGATGTATAAATATTAAGTAACGAATATATAGTTACTATCAGTttttcatgtatatatatactacttaaattgtatatataattgtttaataaacgagaaaagttatttttgtgtatattaatatggtcttcaatgaaagataaataaattatcTAATAACTCTCCCCAGAAGAATCGTTTGAATCGAGCGTTTAATACAAGTGGTTAATATGTAGACAGCGTGAAGTGATTTATCGTTACGTATTATATTTATCGCAAAGGTTGCAATGTTACGTATAAAATCGAAAACTAATTAATATGAATAATTTCTGTTCTATATAACATTACATTTTCAATGCTATTTAAATGGTTGGTTCGTATATTTAAATTATGTTCAGAATGTTCCACAAGGTATTTTATTTGCATAAGGTTATATGGgaatgaatatttttatcaaatataaaaaGTCGATGTATATACATATGGAATACGATAATTATATGATAGTTTCATTTTAAAGAATTTCATACTCGtgttatatgatataaaatttgttataatgtcaagaaaaaggaaaagcaaAGCTTGGGGGGAAGATGGATTTGAAGATTGGGTATGTAAAAGACACTTAGAGCTTTTTAATaaaagtaaacaaattaaatgaagAATAGAATAATGGGATAATTTTAGGGTGGATACATGGCTGCAAAGCAAGCGAAATTAGAAGAACAATTTCACAATGAAGCAGACAATGAAATTAAAACATCTAATATATTTGAAGGAATAGCAATTTTTGTAAATGGTTACACTAATCCAACTGCAGATGAACTTCGTCATTTAATGATGCAACATGGGGGCACATATCACCACTATATGAGGCCAAAAGCAACAACTCATATTATTGCATCTAATTTGCCATATTCAAAAATAATGTTATATAGGAAAAGTCAAAACCCAATACCTATATGTAAATCTGAATGGATTATGGATAGTATAAAGGCTggtagaattttaaattttcaaaagtaTTTGCTTTATTCTCATTGTACAGATGTACAACTACAATTAAAGTGTGCAATACAAAATACAGGAAATAAAACAAATGATACTTTTCAAACACataatgtacaaagaaataatgaaGTAAATAGTTTAAAAATTGGTAATAGTAGAACTGAAACAATAAAACATACTTCTATACAAGAAAATACCTTCAATCCTGTATTACCAATGAGTTCAAGAGATACTCATTCAACAAAAAATTCAGAATTCATATcagaattttataataattcacGATTACATCACATTGCAACAATGGGAGCAACATTTAAAGAGTATGTTAATGAACTGAGAGATAAAAATAATGGAGAATTTCCAGGTCTTATTAGGTtaaaaaatattagattgaatAGATCATTATTTGGTTCTCAATTAGAATTTAATATTGTCCCAAATGATTTACAAGAGGAAAACAAGATGATAGATAGTCAAGATTGTATTATAATGCACATAGATATGGATTGCTTCTTTGTCTCA harbors:
- the LOC117154676 gene encoding mitochondrial 2-oxoglutarate/malate carrier protein, with translation MSNQKTVPTSINFLFGGTAGMAATCVVQPLDLIKNRMQLSGTKTSTINVISSILKNEGALALYAGLSAGLLRQASYTTTRLGTYEWLSQLISKDSQPNFIMKVLIGCTAGCVGAFVGTPAEVALIRMTADGRLPIAERRNYKNAFNALVRIVKEEGFLALWRGTIPTMGRAMVVNAAQLASYSQSKEMLLNTGYFGNNITLHFVSSMISGLVTTAASMPVDIAKTRIQNMKIVDGRPEFKGAVDVIIQVCRNEGIFSLWKGFFPYYARLGPHTVLTFVFVEQMRDFYRTSDTL